From a single Lactococcus carnosus genomic region:
- the rnhC gene encoding ribonuclease HIII, producing the protein MTIVLKLAQKEIAHLIVTYQADRYVTSNPYIQFLAKPQGCVITVYTSGKVMFQGERSEHYARPFGYHSRPTAKIQQTNIIGTDEVGNGSYFGGLAVVATFLSDHDIPLIKKLGVDDSKKLTDTKIRQIAPILKDKIQHKALLLTPSKYNEVIESGYNAVSVKVALHNQAIFLLEKQVSVVPDHIIIDAFTTEKNYAKYLKKEANQTNGKVTLIQKAEGQFYTVAVSSVIARSLFLDELDDLSQDLGITLPSGAGHKSDLTAANIIKQFGESTLSQVAKLHFANTEKARKLNK; encoded by the coding sequence ATGACCATCGTTTTAAAGTTAGCCCAAAAAGAAATTGCCCATCTCATTGTGACCTATCAAGCCGATAGATACGTTACATCTAATCCATATATCCAATTTTTAGCTAAACCACAAGGTTGTGTTATCACAGTTTATACCTCAGGAAAAGTCATGTTCCAAGGTGAGCGCTCTGAGCATTACGCTAGGCCATTTGGTTATCATAGTAGGCCAACTGCTAAGATCCAACAAACTAATATCATCGGAACTGATGAAGTTGGTAATGGGTCTTACTTCGGCGGACTAGCTGTCGTCGCAACTTTTCTATCAGATCACGATATCCCACTTATTAAGAAATTGGGTGTCGATGATTCTAAAAAATTAACGGATACTAAAATAAGACAAATTGCACCAATTTTAAAGGATAAGATACAACACAAGGCACTTTTGCTCACACCTAGCAAATATAATGAGGTCATCGAATCAGGTTATAATGCAGTTTCAGTCAAAGTTGCCCTACATAACCAAGCAATTTTTCTTCTGGAAAAACAAGTATCTGTTGTCCCTGATCATATCATCATAGATGCGTTTACAACTGAAAAAAATTATGCCAAGTACCTCAAAAAAGAAGCAAATCAAACTAACGGAAAGGTCACACTAATTCAAAAAGCTGAGGGACAGTTTTACACTGTTGCCGTCTCATCTGTTATCGCAAGAAGCCTATTTCTTGATGAATTAGATGACTTATCACAAGATCTTGGTATAACCCTACCCAGTGGTGCAGGTCACAAATCTGACCTAACAGCAGCTAACATCATTAAGCAGTTTGGAGAGTCAACACTTAGTCAAGTGGCGAAACTTCACTTTGCCAATACCGAGAAAGCGAGAAAATTAAACAAATGA
- a CDS encoding ABC transporter permease produces MEFYRNFRDKTWLIIIGVMTILSLIDSVLIISLINQTVSNSSEPGRGPSVLIALTVFFTLALVVGIWAFQIIYPFHLLSVDYSNKALSLMIASGVNRMTYYFIKLVATLLSTLLAFFTMFIIPFILILGVYSHQLSEFLSMISDTFSIGNILMLILNSLVGSLASIVILFFVVIMTRGKFWGIFVYLGITMAIGIVVVIFTSSIAVYSSNSLNAMPNTSWVGLLLSLIEGLIFGLIGLSFIRKQDL; encoded by the coding sequence ATGGAATTTTATCGCAATTTTCGGGATAAGACTTGGTTGATTATTATTGGTGTGATGACGATTTTATCACTAATTGATTCGGTGTTAATTATCAGTTTGATCAACCAAACGGTCTCAAATTCGTCAGAACCTGGACGGGGACCATCTGTACTCATCGCATTAACGGTCTTTTTCACACTTGCATTAGTTGTTGGGATTTGGGCCTTTCAAATCATTTACCCCTTTCATTTACTATCGGTTGATTACAGTAACAAGGCACTGAGTTTAATGATTGCTTCAGGTGTCAATCGCATGACCTATTATTTCATCAAACTGGTTGCGACGCTGCTTTCGACGTTATTGGCATTTTTTACGATGTTCATCATTCCTTTTATCTTAATTTTAGGCGTCTATAGTCATCAGTTAAGCGAGTTTTTAAGTATGATTTCAGATACGTTTTCAATCGGCAATATTTTGATGCTCATACTGAACTCATTAGTTGGCTCCCTAGCGTCTATCGTGATTCTATTCTTTGTCGTGATTATGACACGAGGCAAGTTTTGGGGAATTTTTGTTTATCTTGGCATTACAATGGCAATCGGTATTGTCGTCGTTATCTTTACAAGTTCAATCGCTGTCTATTCATCGAATAGTCTGAATGCCATGCCAAATACTAGCTGGGTTGGCCTACTTCTATCCTTGATAGAGGGTCTTATCTTTGGTTTAATCGGCTTATCATTCATCAGAAAACAAGACCTGTAA
- a CDS encoding MFS transporter, with translation MKNKKSMMYLAISNLFLVFLGVGLVIPVIPQLKDEMNFSGTTMGMMISIFAITQLLMSPVAGILSDRMGRKKIIATGMIIFSISELLFGLAQSKNGFYVSRGLGGIAAALIMPAVTAYVADMTTIAERPKAMGIVSAAISGGFIIGPGVGGLIAYLGIRAPFYAASLLSLIGFILTLMVLKEPEKNIQKVSESVKGSILSTLKRPIFASLFAIILISSFGLQAFEAIYSIMASSNFSFTTGEIAMIITVSGIIALICQVFFFDAIVQKIGEIRLIQLTFFASGVFIAIIAFTKSHLVVVLATFVVFLAFDLFRPAVTTYLSKHAGNQQGMINGLNSTFTSFGNILGPLAAGYLFDLNHIFPYYISAIILLGTGVLSLFLNTNHKPATMN, from the coding sequence TTGAAAAATAAAAAAAGTATGATGTATTTAGCCATCTCCAATTTATTTCTAGTCTTTTTGGGTGTTGGTTTAGTTATTCCAGTCATTCCACAGCTAAAAGATGAAATGAATTTTTCTGGTACCACGATGGGGATGATGATTTCTATTTTTGCCATCACACAGTTGTTGATGTCACCAGTGGCAGGTATACTATCAGATAGAATGGGTAGAAAAAAAATAATTGCGACAGGTATGATCATCTTTTCGATATCTGAGCTACTATTTGGCCTAGCCCAATCTAAAAATGGCTTTTATGTGTCACGGGGTCTAGGTGGGATTGCAGCAGCCTTAATTATGCCTGCTGTAACTGCTTATGTAGCAGATATGACGACGATTGCAGAACGGCCAAAGGCTATGGGAATCGTCTCAGCGGCCATTAGTGGTGGCTTTATCATTGGTCCTGGTGTTGGTGGTCTTATTGCTTATTTGGGTATACGTGCCCCATTTTATGCGGCATCATTATTAAGTTTGATTGGCTTTATTTTGACATTAATGGTTTTAAAAGAACCAGAAAAAAATATCCAGAAGGTAAGCGAATCTGTCAAGGGTTCAATCCTTTCGACCTTAAAAAGGCCGATTTTTGCTTCGCTCTTTGCAATCATCCTCATTTCATCATTTGGCTTGCAAGCATTTGAAGCGATTTACAGCATCATGGCCTCATCTAACTTTTCATTTACAACAGGTGAGATTGCCATGATTATCACAGTGAGTGGGATTATCGCGCTTATCTGTCAGGTCTTTTTCTTTGATGCGATTGTTCAAAAAATTGGTGAAATTAGATTGATTCAATTAACATTTTTTGCAAGTGGTGTCTTCATTGCAATTATTGCCTTTACAAAGAGTCATTTGGTTGTTGTCCTTGCGACCTTTGTTGTCTTTCTAGCATTTGACTTGTTCAGACCGGCAGTTACAACCTATCTTTCTAAACATGCTGGTAACCAACAAGGGATGATAAATGGATTAAATTCAACATTTACGAGTTTTGGTAATATTCTAGGGCCATTAGCAGCAGGTTATTTATTTGACCTGAACCATATTTTCCCGTATTATATCTCAGCAATTATTCTTTTAGGAACAGGTGTACTCTCTTTATTCTTGAATACCAACCATAAGCCTGCCACGATGAACTGA
- a CDS encoding amidase family protein, translated as MPRIKDATYWAEKLGQGKVSASDLLLLTEKKIADINPRYNALVAYDIAKAQDDLSTTKTGFFAGLPFPLKMLGQDHAGLPSTASAKLFKDNIAQADDNYVKGLLTSGLTPFGQTNAPEFGFKNISDSALYGDTRNVWNPAHYSGGSSGGAASAVASGIFPMAGASDGGGSIRIPASFSGLIGLKVTRGLMPQGPDSYRGWQGASTSGALTVSVRDTAHFLAEMQRMQEADPYQATLLDKDALHTLTEIDQPLTIAYSFDTPIAGITISDTAKAAIQKAIDFLKAQGHHVTEVPFPLDARPLIQAYYQMNAAETYAMLKPWEDANGRHLTKQEVEPLTYALLEAGRHIDAASYIQALSSWDSACATFDDTLFSQFDFFLTPTTAKTAPRIDATLITPDLLEKLTDTRNYDLGQQLTHIEQAFETSLAYTPYNFISNLTGQPAISLPVYLEAKTNLPQGVQLWGRKNSEILMLRLARQFEAHDQFILPDYYRS; from the coding sequence ATGCCAAGGATTAAGGATGCCACGTATTGGGCCGAAAAACTAGGTCAAGGTAAGGTCAGCGCATCCGACTTACTCTTGCTAACCGAAAAAAAAATAGCTGATATTAATCCCAGATATAATGCACTAGTGGCCTATGATATAGCCAAGGCACAGGATGATCTAAGCACCACTAAAACGGGGTTTTTCGCGGGGCTTCCCTTTCCCTTGAAGATGTTGGGACAAGATCACGCTGGGCTACCATCTACTGCTAGTGCTAAGTTATTTAAAGACAATATCGCACAAGCTGATGATAACTATGTCAAGGGATTACTGACATCTGGCTTGACCCCTTTTGGGCAAACCAATGCACCTGAATTTGGCTTTAAAAATATTTCTGACTCAGCCCTCTATGGTGATACACGTAATGTCTGGAACCCTGCTCATTATTCTGGTGGGTCTTCTGGTGGCGCTGCATCAGCTGTTGCTTCAGGTATCTTTCCCATGGCAGGGGCTTCAGATGGTGGCGGCTCCATCCGAATTCCAGCCTCTTTCTCTGGTCTGATTGGCTTAAAAGTAACGCGTGGCTTAATGCCTCAAGGTCCAGATAGCTACAGAGGCTGGCAAGGCGCATCGACTAGTGGTGCTTTGACTGTCTCTGTTCGTGATACAGCACATTTTTTAGCAGAGATGCAGCGCATGCAAGAAGCTGATCCCTATCAAGCGACCTTGTTAGATAAGGATGCCCTACACACGCTGACTGAAATAGATCAACCATTAACGATTGCTTACTCTTTTGACACGCCGATTGCAGGTATTACCATTTCGGATACAGCAAAAGCTGCAATCCAAAAAGCCATTGATTTCTTGAAAGCTCAAGGACATCATGTCACGGAGGTTCCTTTTCCGCTTGATGCCCGTCCCTTGATCCAAGCTTACTATCAGATGAATGCTGCGGAAACCTACGCCATGCTTAAACCTTGGGAAGATGCAAATGGCAGACACCTGACAAAACAGGAGGTTGAACCCTTGACCTATGCCTTGCTAGAAGCTGGTCGGCATATTGATGCGGCCTCTTATATTCAAGCCTTAAGTTCATGGGATTCAGCCTGTGCCACTTTTGATGATACCCTGTTTAGCCAGTTCGATTTTTTCCTGACACCTACGACAGCAAAGACCGCACCTAGAATTGATGCCACCTTAATCACACCCGATCTACTAGAAAAACTAACAGACACTCGTAACTATGATTTAGGCCAACAACTCACACATATCGAGCAAGCGTTTGAAACCTCACTCGCCTATACCCCCTATAATTTCATCAGTAATCTAACAGGTCAGCCTGCCATTTCTCTCCCAGTCTACCTGGAAGCTAAAACCAACCTACCACAAGGCGTTCAACTCTGGGGTAGGAAGAACTCCGAGATCTTGATGCTTCGCTTAGCACGACAATTTGAAGCACATGACCAGTTTATCTTGCCTGACTATTATCGTTCATAA
- a CDS encoding GNAT family N-acetyltransferase, producing MSNIKLVPVKETEKVQFIKAIQTAFQKSYETTFGHQKALVLPSSDIEASFNTPGSRAYFAVLDDAIVGGTVLVIDDVSHCNKLELLYVADGVQSKGIGQKIWQALEAAYPGTKTWETHTPYYDKRNIHFYVNRCGFKIVEFFNIKHRDPHQEGDQVGGLPLELGINFFRFEKEMGS from the coding sequence ATGTCCAATATCAAGTTAGTACCTGTGAAAGAAACAGAAAAGGTGCAATTTATTAAGGCGATACAAACTGCATTTCAAAAAAGCTATGAGACAACATTTGGCCATCAAAAAGCCTTGGTATTACCAAGCTCTGATATTGAGGCCTCTTTTAATACACCCGGATCAAGGGCCTATTTTGCTGTTCTTGATGATGCAATTGTCGGTGGAACAGTCCTTGTAATAGATGATGTTAGCCACTGTAACAAGCTAGAGTTGCTCTATGTAGCTGATGGGGTTCAAAGTAAAGGTATTGGCCAAAAAATATGGCAGGCACTTGAAGCAGCCTATCCAGGAACTAAAACATGGGAAACACATACCCCTTATTATGATAAGCGAAATATTCATTTCTATGTCAATCGCTGTGGTTTCAAGATTGTAGAGTTCTTTAATATCAAGCATAGAGACCCGCATCAAGAGGGAGACCAAGTCGGTGGCTTGCCACTTGAGTTGGGCATTAACTTTTTTAGATTTGAAAAAGAAATGGGATCGTGA
- the murQ gene encoding N-acetylmuramic acid 6-phosphate etherase produces the protein MVIIENLVTERRNEATEGLDQIPVAEALKLMNAEDKKVAFSVEKCLPQIESVIKLVVNTFQQKGRLIYIGAGTSGRLGVLDAAECIPTFGVSPDMVVGVIAGGKAAMTVAIEGAEDNVTLGRQDLKALSLTANDVVIGIAASGRTPYVIGGLDYANEVGAQTASISCNLASDVAKHADVSIEVDCGPEFLTGSTRLKAGTAQKLILNMISTLSMIGVGKVYNNLMVDVKATNEKLVERSKLIIMEATGVDYKGAELLFNASNHDVKLAIVMIFTGLAKKEAEEKLEAANGFVRHAIN, from the coding sequence ATGGTCATAATAGAAAATTTAGTTACAGAAAGAAGAAATGAAGCAACTGAAGGGTTAGATCAAATACCTGTGGCTGAAGCATTGAAACTGATGAATGCAGAAGATAAGAAAGTCGCTTTTTCGGTTGAAAAATGTTTACCTCAAATTGAAAGCGTTATCAAGTTGGTTGTGAATACATTTCAACAAAAAGGGCGTTTAATCTATATTGGGGCAGGAACTAGTGGTAGATTGGGGGTACTTGATGCTGCAGAGTGTATCCCGACTTTTGGGGTAAGTCCGGATATGGTAGTTGGCGTGATTGCTGGTGGGAAAGCTGCAATGACCGTAGCTATTGAAGGTGCAGAAGATAATGTTACGCTTGGTAGACAAGATTTGAAAGCCTTAAGTCTAACAGCAAATGATGTTGTGATTGGTATCGCTGCAAGTGGTAGGACGCCTTATGTGATCGGCGGACTTGATTATGCGAATGAAGTAGGCGCACAAACGGCATCTATTTCATGCAACTTAGCGTCTGATGTTGCTAAACATGCAGACGTGTCTATTGAAGTTGACTGTGGGCCAGAATTTTTAACAGGGTCGACGCGGCTTAAAGCAGGAACAGCTCAAAAATTAATTTTGAATATGATTTCTACACTCTCTATGATTGGTGTTGGGAAAGTTTACAACAATCTCATGGTTGATGTGAAAGCGACTAATGAAAAATTAGTTGAGCGTTCAAAACTAATTATCATGGAAGCAACAGGGGTTGATTACAAAGGTGCTGAGCTGTTGTTTAATGCGTCGAATCACGATGTTAAACTTGCTATTGTCATGATCTTTACGGGATTAGCAAAAAAAGAAGCCGAGGAAAAACTTGAGGCTGCAAATGGATTTGTTAGACATGCGATTAACTAA
- a CDS encoding MurR/RpiR family transcriptional regulator has product MNILLEIQSHLAHLSQNERKVGDYILQAPESVITLSTQEIAKNSGVSPATVIRFVKSMGLDGVPHLKQLLSIWRANSQSETDFQELRPNEAVDSIKSKLKARINHMTELVNEHLSNESLLKVAQLIEESQLVFIFGIGASHLVAQDLTQKLNRLGKTVICEDNTHSAAVILTNNHQKKLFIAISDRGESREVLEMLSLAKEQSILSIAITGKADSSLAKQVDYPLISISGENFQFRQAATISMMAQIYLVDLLFYVYVSQNFVRSQESIIASLNAINKLEKK; this is encoded by the coding sequence ATGAATATTTTACTAGAAATTCAATCTCATTTAGCGCATTTATCACAAAATGAGAGAAAAGTTGGCGACTATATACTGCAAGCGCCAGAGTCAGTCATCACACTTAGTACACAAGAGATAGCTAAAAATAGTGGGGTATCACCTGCAACTGTCATTCGATTTGTCAAATCAATGGGGTTAGATGGGGTGCCTCATCTAAAGCAGCTACTCTCTATTTGGCGTGCTAATTCTCAATCTGAGACAGACTTTCAAGAGCTGCGACCAAATGAAGCAGTTGATTCTATTAAGTCTAAGCTAAAAGCGCGTATTAATCATATGACAGAGTTAGTCAATGAGCATTTATCAAATGAGTCGCTTTTAAAAGTAGCCCAATTAATTGAGGAATCTCAGCTTGTTTTTATTTTTGGTATCGGTGCTTCCCATTTGGTTGCTCAAGATCTTACGCAAAAATTGAATCGGCTAGGAAAAACAGTTATTTGCGAGGATAATACGCATTCTGCGGCAGTCATTTTAACAAATAACCATCAAAAAAAACTTTTTATAGCGATAAGTGACAGAGGAGAATCTCGAGAAGTATTGGAGATGCTTAGTCTAGCAAAGGAACAAAGTATCCTTTCTATTGCCATAACTGGCAAGGCGGACTCGAGTTTAGCAAAACAAGTCGATTATCCGTTAATATCAATTTCAGGAGAAAATTTTCAGTTCCGTCAGGCTGCTACAATCTCTATGATGGCCCAGATCTATTTGGTTGATTTGCTTTTTTATGTTTATGTGAGTCAAAATTTTGTTCGTTCTCAAGAGTCAATAATAGCCTCTCTAAATGCAATCAATAAACTTGAAAAAAAATGA
- the rpsI gene encoding 30S ribosomal protein S9 produces the protein MAQVQYLGTGRRKNSVARVRLVPGTGKITVNNKDVEEYIPHADLRLVINQPFGATETVGAYDVLVNVNGGGYAGQAGAIRHGISRALLNVDPDFRASLKRAGLLTRDARMVERKKAGLKKARKASQFSKR, from the coding sequence TTGGCACAAGTACAATACCTCGGCACTGGACGCCGTAAAAATTCAGTAGCTCGTGTACGTTTGGTACCCGGCACTGGTAAAATCACAGTAAACAACAAAGATGTTGAAGAATATATCCCACACGCTGACTTGCGTTTGGTCATCAACCAACCATTTGGCGCAACTGAAACAGTTGGTGCTTACGACGTTCTTGTAAACGTTAATGGTGGTGGTTATGCAGGACAAGCTGGTGCGATCCGTCATGGTATCTCACGTGCGCTTCTAAATGTAGACCCTGACTTCCGTGCGTCATTAAAACGTGCTGGTTTGCTTACACGTGATGCCCGTATGGTTGAACGTAAAAAAGCAGGTCTTAAAAAAGCCCGTAAAGCTTCACAGTTCTCAAAACGTTAA
- a CDS encoding transporter substrate-binding domain-containing protein encodes MNKKLILGLALFAITSFGILSACGKAAPTTSQKKEIIVATNANSKPNTYMENDKLTGYDIELTRAVFKQLPEYKLKFQVIDFNSVLSGVDNGRFQMAANALSWTAERAEKYGYSLPLSKSATSVAVKPGMKVKTLTDLAGKTTEVLAGVQVATMLETWNKANPDNAMRLTYMDASYPLTSYVADVDSGKSDFVMYDQISLTQIIKQQNYNLKVQPIDLGTTDKHTGFNYFIFGKDRDDKTLQKKVDDVLVKLYKDGTMGKLSEKYLGGNFIPRKDEMSDAKD; translated from the coding sequence ATGAATAAAAAACTAATTTTAGGCCTAGCCTTATTCGCTATCACTTCTTTTGGCATCTTGAGCGCCTGTGGTAAAGCAGCACCCACCACATCCCAGAAAAAGGAAATCATCGTCGCAACAAATGCCAACTCTAAACCGAATACTTATATGGAAAATGATAAGTTGACAGGTTATGATATTGAACTGACACGCGCGGTTTTTAAACAACTTCCCGAGTATAAGTTAAAATTTCAGGTGATTGATTTTAACTCAGTCTTATCTGGTGTTGATAATGGCAGATTTCAAATGGCCGCAAATGCCCTATCTTGGACAGCTGAACGGGCTGAAAAATATGGGTACTCACTACCGCTTTCTAAATCAGCAACATCTGTCGCAGTCAAACCTGGCATGAAAGTCAAAACGTTGACAGACTTAGCCGGTAAAACAACTGAAGTGCTGGCTGGTGTTCAAGTCGCAACCATGCTCGAAACTTGGAACAAGGCAAACCCTGACAACGCCATGCGTCTAACCTATATGGATGCTAGCTACCCGCTGACTTCCTATGTTGCGGATGTCGATTCTGGAAAAAGCGACTTCGTCATGTATGATCAAATTTCCTTAACGCAAATTATTAAACAACAAAACTACAACCTCAAGGTTCAACCAATTGACTTAGGGACCACAGATAAGCATACTGGCTTTAACTACTTCATTTTTGGTAAAGATCGTGATGATAAAACCTTACAGAAAAAAGTAGATGACGTATTAGTCAAGCTTTACAAAGATGGCACAATGGGCAAACTATCTGAAAAATATCTGGGCGGTAATTTCATTCCTAGAAAGGATGAAATGAGCGATGCCAAGGATTAA
- the rplM gene encoding 50S ribosomal protein L13, producing MNKTTYFAKPGEVERKWHVVDATDIPLGRLSAVVASILRGKNKPQYTLHTDTGDFVIVINAGQVKLTGKKATDKIYYKHSMYPGGLKSITAGELREKNAVRLIETSVKGMLPHNTLGRAQGMKLKVFVGAEHTHQAQNPEVLDITGLI from the coding sequence ATGAACAAAACTACCTATTTCGCTAAACCAGGCGAAGTTGAACGTAAATGGCACGTTGTTGATGCGACAGATATTCCTTTGGGACGTTTGTCAGCAGTTGTAGCGAGCATTCTACGCGGCAAAAATAAACCACAATACACACTTCATACAGATACTGGCGATTTCGTTATCGTTATTAATGCTGGACAAGTGAAATTAACTGGTAAAAAAGCAACTGACAAGATTTACTACAAACACTCAATGTACCCAGGTGGTTTGAAATCAATCACTGCTGGTGAATTGCGTGAAAAAAATGCAGTTCGTCTTATCGAAACTTCTGTAAAAGGTATGTTGCCACATAACACGCTTGGTCGTGCTCAAGGCATGAAACTTAAAGTATTTGTTGGCGCTGAGCATACACACCAAGCTCAAAACCCAGAAGTGCTTGACATTACAGGATTAATCTAA
- a CDS encoding putative ABC transporter permease yields MLSSHVILTFLTYFSIYAFLGWCLEVIYASVNTGKFVNRGFLNGAVCPIYGFGAVLLIIFLTPLSNHLPLLFLASVTIASLLELVGGYMLEKLFHMRWWDYTEEPFNIGGFICLKFSLMWGLAGVFLMKLIQPMIAGILSHLPTTPVLLIICIFYLILITDCLITIIAIAHLNRDLKQVHDLSRLIRAGSDTLAENLGTFAVDTSEKLDNRKDELAESLTKELEELLSHQTRIRARILKAFPNAKHDRDRRALDTLRARYEARRKK; encoded by the coding sequence ATGCTGTCATCTCATGTCATCTTGACGTTTCTCACCTATTTCTCTATCTATGCCTTTCTTGGCTGGTGCTTAGAAGTGATTTATGCATCGGTCAATACCGGTAAATTTGTCAATCGTGGCTTTTTAAACGGTGCTGTTTGTCCCATATATGGGTTTGGTGCTGTTTTACTCATTATTTTTCTAACACCACTTTCAAACCACTTACCCCTTCTATTCCTGGCATCAGTTACGATTGCAAGTCTCCTTGAACTGGTTGGTGGCTATATGCTAGAAAAGCTATTTCATATGAGATGGTGGGATTATACTGAGGAACCTTTTAATATCGGGGGATTCATCTGCTTAAAATTCTCTCTCATGTGGGGACTTGCTGGCGTTTTTCTGATGAAACTCATACAGCCAATGATCGCTGGGATCTTAAGTCATCTACCGACAACACCAGTTTTACTCATTATTTGTATCTTCTACCTTATCTTAATCACAGACTGTTTGATCACAATTATTGCTATTGCACATCTTAACCGAGATTTGAAACAAGTCCATGACCTATCACGACTGATACGTGCTGGAAGTGATACACTCGCAGAAAACCTTGGTACTTTCGCTGTTGATACGTCTGAAAAACTGGATAATCGTAAAGATGAACTTGCTGAAAGCCTGACAAAAGAACTAGAAGAGTTGTTATCACATCAGACTAGAATTCGTGCACGTATTCTAAAAGCGTTCCCAAATGCCAAACACGACAGAGATCGCCGTGCACTAGACACACTTAGAGCACGTTATGAAGCGCGAAGAAAGAAATAA
- a CDS encoding ABC transporter ATP-binding protein — translation MQIKVEAVKFSYQSKKVLSITEGVFESGQIYGIVGNNGVGKTTFFKTLTNIITNYQGNIQFDGENIKENPSILTKVGILLDDMELYKNYTGLFNLRYFGGLRGEFDEEKALKLAEKLDLNTGVLNKNVGTYSLGMKKKLILLISVMNDADILIFDEPFRGIEAKSVAWFREYLLALKQKGCLVLISSHVQEDIEAICDKVYLLSDGDFKATFDLKDQTELLTYTVSVSDVHVLETFLTNAGVQVEIKDDTLRFDSTPAAFQVAFRHAVDAGVNFDSIKKESKFADFIKKGSN, via the coding sequence ATGCAAATTAAAGTAGAGGCTGTTAAATTTTCATATCAATCAAAGAAGGTACTATCAATCACTGAAGGTGTTTTCGAATCAGGCCAAATTTATGGCATTGTCGGTAATAATGGGGTCGGTAAGACGACTTTCTTTAAAACCTTGACAAATATTATCACAAATTATCAAGGTAATATTCAGTTTGATGGCGAAAATATCAAAGAAAACCCAAGCATATTGACAAAAGTAGGCATTCTTTTGGATGATATGGAATTGTATAAAAACTATACAGGACTATTTAATCTCAGATATTTTGGTGGATTACGTGGTGAATTTGATGAAGAAAAAGCACTCAAGTTGGCAGAAAAGCTTGATTTGAATACCGGTGTACTGAACAAAAATGTCGGGACTTATTCACTTGGTATGAAGAAAAAGCTGATTTTACTCATTTCTGTGATGAATGATGCTGATATTCTGATTTTTGATGAGCCATTCCGTGGTATTGAAGCCAAATCTGTTGCCTGGTTTAGAGAGTATTTACTGGCACTCAAACAAAAAGGGTGTTTGGTACTGATTTCTAGCCATGTTCAAGAAGACATTGAAGCAATCTGTGATAAAGTTTATCTGCTGTCAGATGGTGATTTCAAGGCAACTTTTGACTTGAAAGACCAAACAGAACTGTTAACTTATACGGTGTCTGTCAGTGATGTCCATGTTTTAGAGACTTTCTTAACGAATGCTGGGGTTCAAGTAGAGATCAAAGATGACACCCTTAGATTTGATAGTACACCTGCAGCGTTTCAAGTTGCTTTTCGACATGCTGTTGATGCGGGTGTAAATTTTGATAGTATCAAAAAAGAATCAAAATTTGCTGACTTTATCAAGAAAGGATCAAACTAA
- the lepB gene encoding signal peptidase I, with protein MKVLKEWGPFVLIILIALLLRIYVWKPVIVEGHSMDPTLADKERLIIVKTMTIKRQKIVVAKEYDRNSGKEKNIVKRVIGLPGDTIKFDADVLTINGKVVEEPYLKDYKAKFSKDKLQETFSYNGFFQELAQNAAAFTISATGETNFTVTVPKGQYFLMGDDRLVSQDSRQVGAFSKKDLVGEVKLRIWPIKKIGTVD; from the coding sequence ATGAAAGTACTTAAAGAATGGGGTCCCTTTGTCCTTATTATCCTCATCGCTCTCTTATTGCGTATTTATGTATGGAAACCCGTGATTGTCGAAGGACATTCTATGGATCCAACTTTGGCTGACAAGGAACGGCTTATTATCGTCAAAACGATGACTATTAAGCGCCAAAAAATCGTTGTTGCTAAAGAATATGACCGTAATAGTGGTAAAGAAAAAAACATCGTCAAGCGTGTCATTGGTCTGCCAGGCGATACAATCAAATTTGACGCAGATGTACTAACCATCAATGGCAAAGTAGTTGAAGAGCCTTATCTGAAAGATTATAAGGCTAAGTTTTCGAAAGATAAGCTACAAGAGACATTCAGTTACAATGGCTTTTTCCAAGAACTCGCACAAAACGCTGCAGCTTTTACAATTTCAGCAACTGGGGAAACCAACTTCACAGTTACTGTACCTAAAGGACAGTATTTCTTAATGGGGGATGATCGATTAGTTTCACAAGATTCTAGACAAGTTGGCGCATTTTCGAAGAAAGACCTCGTTGGTGAAGTGAAACTCCGTATTTGGCCAATTAAAAAAATAGGGACTGTTGATTAA